GGGACACCTCGCGTGCAAGCTCCAGTGCAACTTCCTCAGCGTGTCCAGGCTCGACGAGGCGGTTGACCAGGCCCCAACGGGAAGCCTCCTGAGCCTCGAGGAATCTGCACGTCAGCAGCAAATCGAGGGCCACGTTTCGGGGCAGGAACTCGGACAGGCGCAGCACACCGCCCGCACCCGCCACGAGGCAACGGCGGACGTCGGGCAACGAGAATCGGGCCGTCGTGGATGCGACGACGAGGTCACACGCCAGCACCAGCTCGAAGCCGCCACCGACGGCCGCGCCCTCCACCGCCGCGACCATCGGCTTCGTGCGCTCTTGACACACGAATGCACCAAAGAATCCGCCTCGATCTGCCGACACGTCCATGCCGAGATCGGCGAGGGCACGCAAATCAGCACCGGCACAGAAGGCGGATCCC
The nucleotide sequence above comes from Mycobacterium vicinigordonae. Encoded proteins:
- a CDS encoding enoyl-CoA hydratase-related protein, which translates into the protein MDYVELERCGMLGVIRLNRPKALNAVNEAMSEQLAAALDEFESNDCMQVGVLTSSGSAFCAGADLRALADLGMDVSADRGGFFGAFVCQERTKPMVAAVEGAAVGGGFELVLACDLVVASTTARFSLPDVRRCLVAGAGGVLRLSEFLPRNVALDLLLTCRFLEAQEASRWGLVNRLVEPGHAEEVALELAREVSRGAPLALRATRRLFDLATRGDDEPIWQETDEALVSLTRTTDFQEGVSAFLAKRVPAWLGR